In one Streptomyces sp. NBC_01241 genomic region, the following are encoded:
- the shc gene encoding squalene--hopene cyclase produces MTATTDGSTGAVNPRAASASNPTDTTIAADDVQAAARRAAERSVEHLLGRQDEQGWWKGDLATNVTMDAEDLMLRQFLGIQDQTVVQAAGRFIRGEQLGDGTWATFHGGPGELSTTIEAYVALRLAGDRPDEPHMARASGWIREQGGIAASRVFTRIWLALFGWWKWDDLPQMPPELMFFPKWAPLNIYDFGCWARQTIVPLTIVSAKRPVRPAPFALDELHTDPHHPNPPGRTAPAVSWDGVFQRLDKALHLYHRIAPRKLRRSAMNAAARWIIERQENDGCWGGIQPPAVYSVIALHLLGYDLDHPVMRAGLESLDRFAVWREDGARMIEACQSPVWDTCLATIALADAGVRPDHPALVKAADWMLGEEIVRPGDWSVRRPRLAPGGWAFEFHNDNYPDIDDTAEVVLALRRVHHPDMARVEAAIKRGVRWNLGMQSRNGAWGAFDADNTSPFPNRLPFSDFGEVIDPPSADVTGHVVEMLAVEGRSAHPATRRGIEWLLAEQDPNGGWFGRWGVNYVYGTGSVVPALVAAGLPGTHPAIHRAVGWLESVQNDDGGWGEDLRSYHEEKWIGHGTSTASQTAWALLALLAAGRRDSVAVQRGVRWLTETQQADGSWDEPYFTGTGFPWDFSINYHLYRQVFPLTALGRYVYGEPFADRTATRKGA; encoded by the coding sequence ATGACAGCGACGACCGACGGAAGCACCGGGGCTGTGAACCCCCGCGCAGCCTCGGCCAGCAATCCGACCGACACAACCATCGCCGCGGACGACGTACAGGCCGCCGCGCGGCGGGCCGCGGAACGCTCGGTGGAGCATCTCCTCGGCAGGCAGGACGAGCAGGGCTGGTGGAAGGGCGACCTCGCCACCAACGTCACCATGGACGCCGAAGACCTGATGCTCCGGCAATTCCTGGGCATCCAGGACCAGACCGTCGTCCAGGCGGCGGGCCGCTTCATCCGCGGCGAACAGCTCGGCGACGGCACCTGGGCGACTTTCCACGGCGGCCCCGGCGAGCTCTCCACCACCATCGAGGCGTATGTGGCGCTGCGGCTGGCCGGGGACCGACCGGACGAACCGCACATGGCCCGGGCCTCGGGGTGGATCAGGGAACAGGGCGGAATCGCGGCGAGCCGTGTCTTCACCCGGATCTGGCTCGCCCTCTTCGGCTGGTGGAAGTGGGACGACCTGCCTCAGATGCCGCCCGAGCTGATGTTCTTTCCCAAATGGGCTCCCCTCAACATCTATGACTTCGGCTGCTGGGCCCGCCAGACCATCGTGCCGCTCACCATCGTCTCGGCGAAGCGGCCGGTGCGCCCGGCCCCCTTCGCACTCGATGAACTGCACACCGATCCACATCATCCGAACCCGCCCGGACGTACCGCTCCGGCGGTGAGCTGGGACGGTGTCTTCCAGCGCCTCGACAAGGCGCTGCACCTCTACCACCGGATCGCACCGCGCAAGCTGCGCAGGTCCGCCATGAACGCCGCGGCCCGCTGGATCATCGAACGCCAGGAGAACGACGGCTGCTGGGGCGGGATCCAGCCGCCCGCCGTGTACTCCGTCATCGCGCTGCACCTGCTCGGCTACGACCTGGACCACCCGGTGATGCGGGCCGGACTCGAATCGCTCGACCGGTTCGCCGTCTGGCGCGAGGACGGCGCCCGGATGATCGAGGCCTGCCAGTCCCCGGTCTGGGACACCTGCCTCGCCACCATCGCCCTCGCCGACGCCGGGGTCCGCCCCGACCACCCGGCGCTCGTGAAGGCCGCGGACTGGATGCTCGGCGAGGAGATCGTCCGGCCCGGCGACTGGTCCGTACGCCGCCCCCGACTCGCCCCGGGCGGCTGGGCGTTCGAGTTCCACAACGACAACTACCCCGACATCGACGACACCGCGGAAGTGGTCCTCGCGCTGCGCCGGGTCCACCACCCCGACATGGCACGCGTCGAGGCCGCCATCAAGCGCGGAGTGCGCTGGAACCTCGGCATGCAGTCCCGCAACGGGGCCTGGGGAGCCTTCGACGCGGACAACACCAGTCCGTTCCCCAACCGGCTGCCCTTCTCCGACTTCGGTGAGGTCATCGACCCGCCGTCCGCTGACGTCACCGGGCACGTGGTGGAGATGCTCGCCGTCGAGGGGCGGTCCGCGCACCCCGCCACCCGGCGCGGCATCGAGTGGCTGCTGGCCGAACAGGACCCGAACGGCGGCTGGTTCGGCCGCTGGGGCGTCAACTACGTGTACGGGACAGGGTCGGTGGTGCCCGCGCTGGTGGCCGCCGGGCTGCCCGGCACCCATCCGGCGATCCACCGGGCGGTCGGCTGGCTGGAGTCCGTACAGAACGACGACGGTGGCTGGGGCGAGGACCTGCGTTCGTACCACGAGGAGAAGTGGATCGGGCACGGTACCTCGACCGCCTCCCAGACCGCGTGGGCACTGCTCGCGCTGCTCGCCGCGGGGCGACGGGACAGTGTGGCGGTGCAGCGGGGGGTGCGCTGGCTCACCGAGACCCAGCAGGCCGACGGCTCCTGGGACGAGCCGTACTTCACCGGCACCGGCTTCCCCTGGGACTTCTCCATCAATTACCACCTCTACCGGCAGGTCTTCCCGCTCACCGCACTCGGGCGGTACGTGTACGGCGAACCCTTCGCCGATCGCACGGCCACCCGCAAGGGGGCCTGA
- a CDS encoding 1-hydroxy-2-methyl-2-butenyl 4-diphosphate reductase, producing the protein MGDGPGPAGPAAPLLIACALGIEQFALRSGKGAAGAAPGPVTVLRTGMGPKAAEAAVAQALGRDRAPAMAVLASGFCAGLSPGMHPGDLVVADETRGAGDPTACTGTDLLAEALARTVPGRTVHTGPLTGSAHVVRGHERAELRATGAIAVDMESAATLRAALWSGPRPVAAVRVVVDAPEHELVRIGTIRGGISAFRVLRAVLPAFYEWHRSLLLPRR; encoded by the coding sequence ATGGGCGATGGTCCGGGGCCGGCCGGCCCCGCTGCGCCGCTGCTGATCGCCTGTGCGCTCGGCATCGAGCAATTCGCCCTGCGCAGTGGCAAGGGCGCGGCCGGCGCGGCTCCGGGCCCGGTGACCGTACTGCGTACGGGCATGGGCCCCAAGGCCGCCGAGGCGGCCGTGGCACAGGCACTCGGTCGGGACCGGGCACCCGCCATGGCCGTCCTCGCCTCGGGTTTCTGCGCCGGGCTGTCACCCGGCATGCACCCCGGGGACCTGGTGGTCGCCGACGAGACCCGGGGAGCCGGGGATCCGACGGCCTGCACCGGCACGGACCTGCTCGCCGAGGCCCTTGCCCGGACGGTGCCCGGCCGCACCGTCCACACCGGTCCGCTGACCGGCTCCGCCCATGTCGTACGCGGACATGAGCGGGCCGAGCTGCGGGCCACCGGAGCGATCGCGGTGGATATGGAGTCCGCCGCCACCCTTCGCGCCGCCCTGTGGTCCGGGCCGCGCCCGGTTGCCGCCGTACGGGTGGTCGTGGACGCTCCGGAGCACGAGCTCGTCCGCATCGGGACGATACGCGGTGGAATATCAGCTTTCCGTGTTCTCCGTGCCGTCCTACCGGCATTCTATGAATGGCACCGATCTCTGCTGCTCCCCAGGAGGTGA